A genome region from Archaeoglobus fulgidus DSM 4304 includes the following:
- a CDS encoding COG1470 family protein → MRWILLVLVILLASSIPLCSQPGQPESGQESQPAATLYNVTLDSGYFDKLKGVIEGDTTPKEKEKAILEMAQIAVMLNDSDRAIEYLKEVASTSKDQNVVAAAYAAIDLIRDYYPPEVLGELAVDVEGDLKPGSTVNITATVKAYSDCEGMVGIKRGVPEGMELKSNIRYKFEISAEETKKFTFVVKPEQSDEYALTIALFLEKSRFDYQQVEQEIVLRVDESGGEVVYY, encoded by the coding sequence ATGAGGTGGATACTGCTTGTTTTGGTGATTCTGCTGGCCTCTTCAATCCCCCTCTGCTCACAGCCGGGCCAACCTGAGAGTGGACAGGAGAGCCAGCCAGCTGCAACCCTCTACAACGTTACGCTTGACAGCGGCTACTTTGATAAGCTAAAGGGGGTCATTGAGGGGGATACAACGCCAAAGGAGAAGGAGAAGGCAATACTGGAAATGGCGCAGATTGCAGTTATGCTCAACGACAGTGATAGGGCCATTGAATATCTGAAAGAGGTTGCAAGCACCTCCAAAGACCAGAATGTGGTTGCTGCTGCATATGCAGCTATAGATCTGATTAGGGATTACTATCCGCCCGAAGTGCTTGGAGAGCTTGCAGTTGACGTCGAAGGAGACCTCAAACCCGGCTCGACGGTGAATATTACCGCAACCGTCAAGGCTTACTCCGACTGCGAGGGTATGGTCGGGATAAAAAGAGGGGTGCCGGAGGGAATGGAGCTTAAATCAAATATCCGCTATAAGTTCGAGATTTCCGCAGAGGAGACTAAGAAATTCACCTTTGTTGTAAAACCAGAGCAGAGCGATGAGTATGCATTGACCATTGCTCTATTCCTCGAAAAGAGTAGATTTGACTACCAGCAGGTGGAGCAGGAAATTGTGCTGAGAGTTGACGAGAGTGGAGGAGAAGTTGTTTACTATTAA
- the purS gene encoding phosphoribosylformylglycinamidine synthase subunit PurS codes for MIADVYIELKEGVADPEGEATLKALRLLGFKRVKKVSTVKVFRIDIEARSREEAEREIAEMCEKLLANPVIQKYSIVWRE; via the coding sequence ATGATTGCAGACGTTTACATCGAGCTCAAGGAGGGCGTTGCTGACCCTGAAGGTGAGGCGACGCTCAAAGCTCTAAGGCTGCTTGGCTTTAAGAGGGTTAAGAAGGTCTCAACCGTGAAGGTTTTTCGAATTGACATCGAAGCGAGAAGCAGGGAGGAGGCGGAGAGGGAGATTGCCGAGATGTGCGAGAAGCTCCTCGCCAACCCTGTAATTCAGAAGTACAGCATAGTCTGGAGAGAGTGA
- a CDS encoding MaoC/PaaZ C-terminal domain-containing protein, with protein MDFPRIIMARNPIYFESIQIGEKIEGLPRTVTETDIWTFAYLTADFFPLHTDVEFAKKTIFGKPIAQGMLVLSIALGMVDQVILSNYDVSSVIAFFGIKDVRFLRPVFIGDTIAASAEVVEKQDFDEKSGVVTYKLEVKNQRGELVLTALYSALIRKTPSK; from the coding sequence ATGGACTTTCCGAGAATAATCATGGCCAGAAATCCTATTTACTTCGAATCCATCCAGATCGGAGAAAAAATAGAGGGGTTGCCGAGAACTGTAACTGAAACGGACATCTGGACCTTTGCCTACCTAACAGCAGACTTTTTCCCCTTGCATACCGATGTGGAATTTGCCAAGAAGACCATTTTTGGAAAGCCTATTGCCCAGGGTATGCTCGTCCTCAGCATAGCTCTCGGAATGGTTGACCAAGTAATCCTCTCCAACTACGACGTTAGCTCAGTAATTGCGTTTTTTGGCATAAAGGATGTGAGGTTTCTGAGGCCGGTCTTCATCGGAGACACCATCGCGGCTTCAGCGGAGGTTGTCGAAAAGCAGGATTTCGACGAAAAAAGTGGAGTTGTTACTTACAAGCTTGAAGTAAAAAATCAGAGGGGCGAGCTTGTGCTGACGGCGCTCTACTCTGCCCTCATTCGAAAAACTCCTTCAAAATGA
- a CDS encoding ParA family protein gives MREVLAAVSGKESEGKSTLTVNLSVLMAQKDYRVAVIDFDPSLPALSSLCKVDDVPLTAKNVIDGFASVDDIFYSGISGVEVIPAGMSIKEFRKANLRDLLERVEESADVLFLDVPGGLCHDSVLAIYAATSVLLVIKPEAASLEAALPLPRIIEKLKADFAGVVLNKVEEGEVEIDDVEALIGNVIAEIPYDEAIKKAMASGRPVIFSSPMSESSKSFVEISEALSVWIDSFEGERRELVAGKRLFKALCP, from the coding sequence ATGAGGGAAGTTTTGGCGGCAGTCTCAGGAAAAGAGTCTGAGGGAAAAAGCACGCTGACAGTTAATTTGTCGGTTTTAATGGCTCAAAAAGATTACAGAGTTGCCGTTATCGATTTCGACCCATCTTTACCAGCACTATCCTCTCTCTGCAAAGTCGATGACGTCCCTCTCACGGCCAAGAATGTAATCGACGGATTTGCTTCTGTCGATGACATCTTTTACAGCGGAATTTCGGGAGTGGAGGTTATACCTGCAGGTATGAGCATCAAGGAGTTTAGAAAAGCAAATTTGAGGGATTTACTCGAAAGGGTTGAGGAGTCGGCGGACGTGCTTTTCCTCGATGTTCCGGGTGGTCTTTGCCATGACTCCGTTCTGGCAATCTACGCAGCCACCTCGGTTTTACTGGTGATTAAGCCGGAGGCTGCATCATTGGAGGCTGCATTACCGTTACCCAGGATTATTGAAAAGCTGAAGGCTGACTTTGCCGGTGTTGTGCTAAACAAGGTGGAGGAGGGGGAGGTGGAGATTGATGATGTCGAAGCACTCATAGGTAACGTAATCGCAGAGATCCCATACGATGAAGCCATTAAAAAGGCGATGGCTTCCGGCAGGCCGGTTATCTTCTCCTCACCGATGAGTGAGTCATCCAAAAGCTTTGTTGAGATTTCTGAAGCGCTCTCGGTTTGGATTGACAGTTTTGAGGGAGAGAGAAGGGAACTTGTTGCAGGAAAGAGGCTTTTCAAAGCCCTGTGTCCATGA
- a CDS encoding universal stress protein, which translates to MIKKVLFPVDFSVVSEYAFGNCIPKFFSTGALTSSFSFTRLMLTCNLLRSLKLQKSLKKVHGYDRENCRRVQRDGDKRERVVRLGTPALEIAKIAEEENVDLIYMPMKGENIIREMLIGSTAANVARVAKKPVLLVRYEWDRGKKAVKCYWDARRVFDRPLFALDFSKCTEKIIQTTELFKELVKEAILLHVVDYGKESEVEENIQKATQKLKEIAEKLDFPSEVVVHSGDASKEILMTAPSVGATLIVIGKRGRNILQLLMGSTAEIVIRNSVLPVLIVPCD; encoded by the coding sequence GTGATAAAGAAAGTCCTGTTTCCTGTCGATTTCTCTGTGGTTTCGGAGTATGCGTTCGGTAACTGCATTCCGAAATTCTTTTCCACGGGCGCACTCACGAGCTCATTCTCTTTCACGCGCTTGATGTTGACCTGCAATCTCCTCAGGAGCTTGAAGTTGCAGAAAAGCTTGAAAAAAGTACACGGATATGATAGAGAAAATTGCCGAAGAGTTCAGAGAGATGGGGATAAACGCGAGAGGGTCGTAAGGCTTGGAACTCCAGCATTGGAGATTGCGAAGATTGCAGAGGAGGAAAATGTGGATTTGATTTACATGCCCATGAAAGGAGAGAACATAATTAGGGAAATGCTTATCGGCTCCACCGCTGCCAATGTCGCCAGAGTCGCAAAGAAACCGGTTCTGCTGGTTAGATATGAGTGGGATAGAGGTAAAAAAGCCGTTAAGTGCTACTGGGATGCGAGGAGAGTCTTTGACCGTCCACTGTTTGCTTTGGACTTCTCGAAGTGCACAGAAAAAATAATACAGACTACTGAACTTTTCAAAGAGCTCGTTAAGGAAGCGATTTTATTGCACGTCGTTGACTACGGAAAGGAGAGTGAGGTGGAGGAAAACATACAGAAAGCAACACAGAAACTGAAGGAAATTGCCGAAAAACTTGACTTTCCGTCCGAGGTTGTGGTTCATAGCGGAGATGCCTCCAAAGAAATACTCATGACCGCCCCATCAGTGGGTGCAACGCTGATAGTGATAGGCAAGAGAGGAAGGAACATTCTTCAACTGCTGATGGGAAGCACTGCGGAGATAGTCATCAGAAACTCAGTCCTGCCTGTGCTTATAGTGCCGTGTGATTGA
- the purL gene encoding phosphoribosylformylglycinamidine synthase subunit PurL, with the protein MYRKVDVPFELYEVEILDASEEELAKISEEMGLALSVDEMKRIQDYFRQKGRNPYDIELQSLAQAWSEHCCYKSSKYYLRQYLLEASKADYVISAIEEDAGVVEFDDEYAYVTAFESHNHPSAIEPYGGAATGIGGILRDVLCMGAQPIALIDPLFFGNLDTPYEKLPRGTKHPLYLLKGVVAGIRDYGNRVGIPTVAGMVFFDNSYLTNCLVNVGCVGIVRKDRIIHSRAGGAGDLFVLAGGKTGRDGIHGVTFASAELDEKSEEEARGAVQLGNPIMKEPLIHACLEVVEKGLLTGMKDLGGGGLSCVIGEMALAAGFGAEVYLDKVPLKEEGMAPWEIWISESQERMMLTVRPEHIDEVLYIFQKWDVPATVVGKVIPEKITRIYYKGYKIYEMDTEFVTSGPEYCRPYVARKPEKELHEEVEPPADYVKTFMKMLSHPNAAFKEWIVRQYDHEVRASTVLKPLQGKMNFETHGDAAVIKPTRSFRGLAITADVNPWMCKVDPYWGAASSFDEMVRNLVAVNAVPHSFNDCLNFGNPEKPERMGEFVEAVKALGWMAKGVGVPCVSGNVSFYNETPYGAVAPTPSLLGVGIVEDVRKAITSEFKGRGAVILVGETHNEFGGSLYSAVMGQRCHKVPRTSPERLKTYSDAMLESFRKFEVKACHDVSMGGLAVCIAEMSFGRGLGFEAARELSFVELFSESNTRWVVEVPESVAEGYAEFFRAKELKAEVIGYSGGERLDFGAFSVELGEADKSWREGLTKFL; encoded by the coding sequence ATGTACAGGAAGGTTGACGTTCCCTTCGAGCTTTACGAGGTTGAGATTCTCGATGCCAGTGAAGAGGAGCTGGCGAAAATCAGCGAGGAGATGGGCTTAGCTTTGAGCGTTGACGAGATGAAGCGCATTCAGGATTACTTCCGCCAGAAGGGCAGAAATCCCTACGACATCGAGCTTCAGAGCCTTGCCCAAGCATGGAGCGAGCACTGCTGCTACAAGAGCTCGAAGTATTATTTGAGGCAGTACCTTCTCGAAGCTTCTAAGGCTGATTACGTCATCTCCGCCATTGAGGAGGATGCTGGAGTTGTGGAGTTTGATGATGAGTATGCCTACGTTACGGCCTTTGAGAGTCACAATCATCCCTCGGCAATAGAGCCCTACGGCGGGGCTGCTACAGGCATTGGAGGGATTTTGAGGGACGTCCTCTGCATGGGTGCCCAGCCTATTGCACTAATAGACCCCCTCTTTTTCGGGAATCTCGACACTCCCTACGAGAAGCTGCCGAGGGGGACGAAGCATCCCCTTTACCTGCTTAAGGGTGTTGTTGCGGGGATAAGGGATTACGGCAACAGAGTTGGAATTCCAACGGTTGCGGGAATGGTGTTTTTTGACAACTCCTACCTGACGAACTGCCTTGTTAATGTGGGATGTGTGGGCATAGTGAGGAAGGACAGAATCATCCACAGCCGTGCTGGAGGGGCTGGAGACCTCTTCGTGCTTGCTGGCGGCAAGACGGGAAGGGATGGGATTCACGGCGTAACTTTCGCATCAGCAGAGCTTGACGAGAAGAGCGAGGAGGAGGCGAGGGGAGCGGTGCAGCTGGGAAATCCTATAATGAAGGAGCCCCTCATCCACGCCTGCCTTGAGGTCGTGGAGAAAGGCCTTCTGACGGGAATGAAGGATTTGGGAGGAGGAGGGCTGAGCTGCGTCATCGGGGAGATGGCCCTCGCCGCTGGTTTTGGGGCTGAGGTTTATCTGGACAAGGTTCCGCTGAAGGAGGAGGGAATGGCCCCTTGGGAGATATGGATTTCCGAAAGTCAGGAGAGGATGATGCTCACAGTCAGGCCGGAGCACATAGACGAAGTTCTTTACATCTTCCAGAAGTGGGATGTTCCAGCCACTGTCGTTGGAAAGGTGATTCCAGAAAAAATCACCAGAATCTACTACAAAGGCTACAAGATTTACGAGATGGACACGGAGTTCGTCACCTCAGGGCCTGAATACTGCCGTCCCTACGTTGCCAGAAAGCCTGAGAAGGAGCTGCACGAGGAGGTCGAGCCACCTGCGGACTACGTTAAGACCTTCATGAAGATGCTCTCCCATCCGAACGCTGCCTTCAAGGAGTGGATTGTGAGGCAGTATGACCACGAGGTGAGGGCCTCAACCGTCTTAAAGCCTCTGCAAGGAAAAATGAACTTCGAAACGCATGGAGATGCTGCCGTCATCAAGCCAACGAGATCCTTCAGGGGTCTGGCAATAACGGCAGATGTGAATCCGTGGATGTGCAAGGTTGACCCCTACTGGGGCGCTGCCAGCAGCTTTGATGAGATGGTGAGGAACCTTGTTGCGGTCAACGCCGTTCCGCACTCCTTCAACGACTGCCTGAACTTCGGCAATCCTGAGAAGCCTGAGAGGATGGGGGAGTTTGTTGAGGCTGTTAAAGCCTTGGGATGGATGGCCAAAGGTGTGGGAGTTCCCTGCGTGAGCGGAAACGTGAGCTTCTACAACGAAACCCCCTACGGGGCCGTTGCTCCCACTCCCTCACTGCTTGGTGTGGGCATAGTGGAGGATGTTAGAAAGGCGATAACGAGCGAGTTCAAGGGCAGAGGAGCCGTAATTCTCGTCGGAGAAACGCATAACGAGTTTGGAGGCAGCCTGTATTCTGCGGTGATGGGGCAGAGGTGCCACAAAGTGCCGAGAACCTCGCCTGAGAGGCTGAAGACATACAGCGATGCGATGCTTGAGTCCTTCAGGAAGTTTGAGGTCAAAGCCTGCCACGACGTCAGCATGGGTGGATTAGCAGTCTGCATCGCTGAAATGAGCTTTGGCAGGGGATTGGGCTTTGAGGCTGCGAGAGAGCTTAGCTTCGTCGAGCTTTTCTCCGAGTCGAACACGAGGTGGGTGGTGGAGGTTCCCGAAAGCGTTGCGGAGGGCTATGCGGAGTTTTTCAGGGCGAAGGAGCTTAAGGCTGAAGTTATTGGCTACAGCGGTGGAGAAAGGCTTGATTTTGGGGCTTTCAGCGTTGAGCTTGGCGAGGCGGATAAATCCTGGAGGGAAGGGCTCACGAAGTTCCTGTAA
- a CDS encoding RNA ligase partner protein: protein MRQRFVLDTTAITDAGLRIKEGYESLCESAAEVLDLIALARLKLDISCYIPYPSVYTELTSFLKRYGCDEEIFTKLDTWLVKKTPNRYEVKIPAAIFYEYIITVRQKMNRGRRLAEEYILESSAITAKLEDKSKIEEEIGALISKFRDKYRAVMRQGILDSAPDLDVLLLAKELEAGVVSSDAGIRKWSERLGLRFVEAAKFPRMLKEYLKLMGSKDIVGWFESEED, encoded by the coding sequence ATGAGGCAGAGGTTCGTTCTCGACACTACGGCTATAACGGATGCGGGGCTGAGAATCAAGGAAGGCTACGAGTCCCTGTGTGAGTCCGCTGCGGAGGTTTTGGACCTCATCGCTCTTGCAAGGCTCAAGCTGGACATTAGCTGTTACATCCCCTATCCCTCCGTTTACACCGAATTAACGAGCTTTTTGAAAAGATATGGTTGCGATGAGGAGATATTCACAAAGCTCGACACGTGGCTTGTTAAAAAAACCCCGAACAGGTATGAGGTTAAAATTCCGGCGGCGATATTTTACGAGTACATAATCACTGTAAGGCAGAAAATGAACAGAGGGAGAAGGCTTGCCGAGGAGTACATTCTCGAATCCTCCGCCATTACGGCGAAACTTGAAGATAAGAGCAAGATTGAGGAGGAGATTGGTGCTCTCATCTCCAAATTCAGGGACAAGTACAGAGCGGTGATGAGGCAAGGCATTCTCGACAGCGCTCCCGACTTGGATGTTCTCCTTCTGGCCAAGGAACTGGAGGCGGGGGTTGTCAGCAGCGATGCCGGAATAAGGAAGTGGAGCGAGAGGCTCGGTTTGAGGTTTGTTGAGGCCGCAAAATTTCCGCGAATGCTCAAGGAGTACCTGAAGCTGATGGGCTCTAAGGATATTGTCGGGTGGTTTGAGAGTGAAGAAGATTAA
- a CDS encoding CARDB domain-containing protein encodes MYCYREASECPAGTRCVTQGEAEKNGMIPTGIFCDYQNGQEMYCYSEGKPDLVISDVWAYNTTPGVYSELRALVYNHGHGYAGKFSVAFFIDGSYVGEVEVNGLGANENTVARISYPHPCEGETDTFAAQVDYHNEVDEENENDNYHESPRIFQCSGGEMPNLEVVEAYIDYQDFCRALNYRNSSIVVVVANTGEQASPQTGGWIYIDGNSRGGFDIPSLQPGEETTISMNFPYMCEGSSDEIRVVVDSRNYVVESNENDNEYTFITDCIPMPSGTADLVVSYLETHVVEELLAGGLSYPLKSEINYTVENLGEDYSCNAEVGLFIDGVFQGQQYLPPLAPGDSITRTFIAKYDWERCSGISDTLTLKADVNNDVAESNENNNERSVTLYCIEYPLIKPDLTVEDVWIEGEGASNLDIVFTVKNIGLAASRATNAYVGVNYNPAGSTPIPPLNAGESVELRISGFTAQWQENTIEVCADSGNLVDEIPNEMNNCLTKTITIEDVGCYDGVRNRDEVGVDCGGYYCVPAALLRLKGDCSIRMTMAAGFQ; translated from the coding sequence ATGTACTGCTACAGAGAAGCTTCTGAATGCCCTGCAGGCACTCGGTGTGTAACTCAGGGAGAAGCTGAGAAAAACGGGATGATTCCAACAGGGATTTTCTGTGATTACCAGAATGGGCAGGAGATGTACTGCTACTCCGAAGGAAAGCCTGATTTAGTCATAAGCGACGTCTGGGCTTACAACACCACTCCCGGAGTTTACTCCGAGCTTAGAGCTCTCGTTTACAACCACGGGCATGGTTATGCAGGAAAGTTCAGCGTTGCCTTTTTCATTGATGGCAGCTACGTTGGAGAGGTTGAGGTTAACGGTCTTGGTGCCAACGAGAACACGGTTGCAAGGATCAGCTACCCCCATCCATGTGAGGGAGAGACAGACACCTTTGCTGCTCAGGTTGACTACCACAATGAAGTGGATGAAGAAAATGAGAACGACAACTACCACGAAAGCCCCCGCATCTTCCAGTGCAGTGGGGGAGAGATGCCCAACTTAGAAGTTGTTGAGGCTTATATTGACTATCAGGACTTCTGCAGAGCCCTCAACTACAGAAACAGCTCCATTGTCGTTGTCGTTGCAAACACGGGAGAGCAGGCATCTCCTCAAACGGGCGGATGGATTTACATTGACGGTAATTCGAGAGGAGGCTTTGACATCCCCTCACTCCAGCCGGGTGAAGAAACCACCATCTCGATGAACTTCCCGTATATGTGTGAGGGGAGCAGCGACGAGATCAGGGTTGTGGTTGACAGCAGAAACTACGTGGTTGAGAGCAATGAGAACGACAATGAGTATACATTCATAACAGACTGCATACCAATGCCCTCAGGAACTGCTGATCTGGTGGTGAGCTATTTAGAGACACATGTTGTTGAGGAACTTCTGGCTGGTGGGCTGAGCTACCCCCTGAAGTCGGAAATAAACTACACCGTAGAGAATCTCGGAGAGGATTACTCCTGCAACGCAGAAGTGGGGCTGTTTATAGATGGCGTTTTTCAGGGTCAGCAATACCTTCCACCACTGGCTCCGGGAGACTCAATCACGAGGACTTTTATTGCGAAATACGACTGGGAGAGGTGCAGCGGAATAAGTGACACGCTGACTTTGAAGGCTGACGTCAACAACGACGTGGCCGAGTCAAATGAGAACAACAACGAGAGGAGCGTTACGCTCTACTGCATTGAATATCCCCTGATTAAGCCTGACCTCACGGTGGAAGACGTGTGGATTGAAGGAGAGGGGGCATCCAACTTGGACATAGTTTTCACGGTCAAAAACATCGGCTTGGCTGCAAGCAGAGCGACAAATGCGTATGTTGGGGTGAACTACAACCCCGCAGGAAGCACTCCCATCCCTCCACTCAACGCTGGAGAGAGTGTTGAACTCAGAATTTCAGGATTCACCGCCCAGTGGCAGGAGAACACCATTGAGGTGTGTGCGGACAGCGGAAATCTTGTTGATGAGATTCCCAATGAGATGAACAACTGCCTGACCAAAACGATTACCATCGAGGACGTTGGTTGCTATGATGGAGTGAGGAACAGAGATGAGGTCGGTGTGGATTGTGGCGGATATTACTGTGTTCCTGCGGCTTTGTTGAGGTTAAAGGGAGATTGCTCTATCAGGATGACGATGGCAGCTGGCTTCCAGTGA
- the mch gene encoding methenyltetrahydromethanopterin cyclohydrolase, with the protein MLSVNEIAAEIVEDMLDYEEELRIESKKLENGAIVVDCGVNVPGSYDAGIMYTQVCMGGLADVDIVVDTINDVPFAFVTEYTDHPAIACLGSQKAGWQIKVDKYFAMGSGPARALALKPKKTYERIEYEDDADVAVIALEANQLPDEKVMEFIAKECDVDPENVYALVAPTASIVGSVQISGRIVETAIFKMNEIGYDPKLIVSGAGRCPISPILENDLKAMGSTNDSMMYYGSVFLTVKKYDEILKNVPSCTSRDYGKPFYEIFKAANYDFYKIDPNLFAPAQIAVNDLETGKTYVHGKLNAEVLFQSYQIVLEE; encoded by the coding sequence ATGTTAAGCGTAAATGAGATTGCAGCAGAAATCGTTGAAGACATGCTGGATTATGAAGAGGAGCTGAGAATTGAGTCTAAAAAGCTTGAAAATGGCGCTATTGTTGTGGACTGCGGAGTGAACGTACCGGGAAGTTACGATGCTGGAATAATGTACACACAGGTCTGCATGGGTGGCTTGGCGGACGTCGATATTGTCGTTGACACCATCAACGACGTGCCCTTCGCCTTCGTTACGGAGTACACCGACCATCCGGCTATAGCCTGTCTCGGCAGCCAGAAGGCCGGATGGCAGATAAAGGTCGACAAGTACTTCGCAATGGGAAGTGGCCCTGCAAGAGCCCTCGCCCTGAAGCCAAAGAAAACCTACGAGAGAATTGAGTATGAAGATGATGCCGATGTTGCAGTTATTGCTCTCGAAGCTAACCAGCTTCCCGACGAGAAGGTTATGGAGTTCATTGCCAAAGAGTGTGACGTCGACCCTGAGAACGTCTACGCCCTAGTTGCCCCCACAGCCTCGATTGTGGGAAGCGTGCAGATTTCAGGAAGAATTGTTGAGACCGCAATTTTCAAGATGAACGAAATAGGATATGATCCAAAGCTAATCGTCAGCGGAGCCGGGAGGTGTCCAATTTCGCCAATTCTTGAGAACGACTTGAAAGCCATGGGCTCCACCAACGACAGCATGATGTATTACGGAAGCGTTTTCCTAACCGTGAAGAAATACGACGAAATCCTGAAGAACGTACCGAGCTGCACGAGCAGAGATTACGGTAAGCCTTTCTATGAAATCTTTAAGGCAGCCAACTACGACTTCTACAAGATTGACCCCAACCTCTTCGCACCAGCGCAGATTGCGGTAAACGACCTTGAGACTGGCAAAACTTACGTCCACGGAAAGCTGAACGCAGAAGTGCTCTTCCAGTCATACCAGATTGTTCTGGAAGAATAA
- a CDS encoding acetate--CoA ligase has protein sequence MLLLEHESKALLEKYGIKTAKCIFCETEEQAVKAAKEIGFPVVMKVAGREIVHKSDVGGVILNVKSEDEVREVFQRLMSIPKAEGVNIQPQLEKGIEVIVGVAENEQFGSVAMFGLGGVFVEVLKDVSFRLLPLTRRDAEEMVREVKGYKLLEGYRRVKGDVGAVVDLLLKLNEVVERESIVEMDLNPVFVYERGAVVADARIVVGERKRFDYTIPDLRDLFYPKSVAVIGASRTVGKPGFNIVWNLKQNGFMGKIYPVNPNADKILELKCYPSILDIPDEVDMAIIAVPAKIVPEVMAECAQKGIKGAVIVSSGFSEEGEKGAEYERRVLEIAKKHGIRIFGPNTTGVLNTENGFITSFAIQPVIKKGNIGIIAQTGLFLGIMMDIVTSNHPSIGFSKIVGMGNKIDVEDYEVLDFLLKDEQTKVIGIYMEGIKNGRAFYDVASSAEKPIVVFKSGRTEYGQKAAMSHTASICGDDDVFDAVCRQANLVRVYSFDELFDVTKAFSLQPLPKGDRVAIIHYTGSGCVQGSDAAYFAGLKLAEFSKDTVDKISEVTPEWHNVNNPIDIWPMVEYYGAFKAYQTAIEAVMEDEGVDSVIACVWANRLINADFEPDYKSLKKYGKPIYFCVEGARDVVFDHKNALELNGIPVYTNVINAVNVLGKVTKYAKRRIQS, from the coding sequence ATGCTACTCCTCGAACACGAATCCAAAGCTCTGCTGGAAAAGTACGGCATAAAGACTGCAAAGTGCATCTTCTGCGAAACAGAAGAGCAGGCTGTTAAAGCTGCGAAGGAAATCGGCTTTCCCGTTGTGATGAAGGTTGCAGGGAGGGAAATTGTGCACAAAAGCGATGTTGGTGGAGTCATTCTTAACGTTAAATCGGAGGATGAGGTTAGAGAGGTTTTTCAAAGGCTGATGTCCATTCCAAAGGCTGAGGGAGTTAACATTCAGCCCCAGCTTGAGAAGGGGATCGAGGTTATTGTTGGCGTTGCAGAGAACGAGCAGTTTGGAAGCGTTGCAATGTTTGGGCTTGGTGGTGTTTTTGTTGAGGTTCTGAAGGATGTCAGTTTCCGGCTTTTGCCCTTAACAAGGAGAGATGCGGAGGAGATGGTTAGGGAGGTTAAGGGGTATAAATTGTTGGAGGGTTACAGAAGAGTTAAGGGGGATGTTGGGGCTGTTGTTGATTTGCTGCTTAAGCTGAATGAGGTTGTTGAGAGGGAGAGTATAGTGGAGATGGACCTGAATCCTGTGTTTGTTTATGAGAGAGGAGCTGTTGTCGCAGACGCGAGGATAGTTGTTGGGGAGAGGAAGAGGTTCGACTACACGATTCCGGATTTGCGGGACCTTTTCTACCCGAAAAGCGTTGCCGTCATAGGAGCTTCAAGAACTGTAGGCAAGCCGGGATTTAACATAGTCTGGAATTTAAAGCAGAATGGGTTTATGGGTAAAATTTACCCGGTAAATCCGAACGCTGACAAGATACTCGAATTGAAGTGCTACCCCTCAATTCTAGACATCCCGGATGAGGTGGACATGGCGATAATTGCCGTTCCGGCTAAAATTGTTCCGGAAGTGATGGCGGAGTGCGCTCAGAAGGGAATCAAAGGAGCGGTCATAGTGAGCTCGGGCTTCAGCGAGGAAGGGGAGAAGGGGGCTGAATACGAGAGAAGGGTGCTCGAAATTGCCAAGAAGCACGGAATAAGGATTTTCGGCCCTAACACGACGGGCGTGCTCAACACGGAAAACGGATTCATTACATCCTTTGCAATCCAGCCCGTCATCAAGAAGGGAAACATCGGCATAATCGCACAGACGGGGCTATTCCTCGGAATTATGATGGATATAGTCACGTCAAACCATCCGAGCATAGGCTTCAGCAAAATCGTAGGAATGGGAAACAAAATCGATGTGGAGGACTACGAGGTTCTCGATTTTCTGCTGAAAGATGAGCAGACGAAGGTAATAGGCATTTACATGGAAGGAATAAAGAATGGCAGGGCTTTTTACGATGTTGCCTCCAGTGCTGAGAAGCCCATCGTGGTTTTCAAGAGCGGAAGGACGGAGTACGGGCAAAAGGCCGCAATGAGCCACACGGCTTCAATTTGCGGAGACGATGACGTTTTCGATGCCGTGTGCAGGCAAGCGAACCTCGTAAGGGTTTACAGCTTCGACGAGCTTTTCGACGTGACCAAAGCCTTTTCGCTCCAGCCCCTTCCAAAAGGGGACAGGGTGGCAATCATCCACTACACCGGTTCTGGTTGTGTTCAGGGGTCAGACGCTGCATACTTTGCCGGATTAAAGCTAGCAGAATTTTCAAAAGATACTGTTGATAAAATAAGTGAAGTCACACCCGAATGGCACAACGTGAACAACCCAATTGATATATGGCCAATGGTGGAATACTACGGAGCCTTCAAGGCTTATCAGACCGCAATAGAAGCTGTAATGGAGGATGAAGGCGTGGATTCGGTCATCGCGTGCGTATGGGCAAACAGGCTCATCAACGCCGACTTTGAGCCGGATTACAAGAGCCTCAAGAAGTACGGCAAGCCCATCTACTTCTGCGTTGAGGGGGCAAGAGACGTCGTTTTCGACCACAAAAATGCCCTTGAGCTTAACGGTATTCCCGTTTACACCAACGTGATAAACGCGGTGAATGTTCTCGGAAAGGTGACGAAATACGCAAAAAGGAGAATTCAGTCGTGA